In Phacochoerus africanus isolate WHEZ1 chromosome 2, ROS_Pafr_v1, whole genome shotgun sequence, one DNA window encodes the following:
- the RPS12 gene encoding 40S ribosomal protein S12: MAEEGIAAGGVMDVNTALQEVLKTALIHDGLARGIREAAKALDKRQAHLCVLASNCDEPMYVKLVEALCAEHQINLIKVDDNKKLGEWVGLCKIDREGKPRKVVGCSCVVVKDYGKESQAKDVIEEYFKCKK; the protein is encoded by the exons ATGGCCGAGGAAGG CATTGCTGCTGGAGGTGTAATGGACGTTAATACTGCTCTACAAGAGGTGCTGAAGACCGCCCTCATCCATGATGGCCTAGCACGTGGAATTCGCGAAGCTGCCAAAGCCTTAGACAA GCGCCAAGCCCATCTTTGTGTGCTTGCATCTAACTGTGACGAGCCAATGTATGTCAAGTTGGTGGAGGCCCTTTGTGCTGAGCACCAGATCAACCTAATTAAG GTTGATGACAACAAGAAACTAGGGGAATGGGTAGGCCTCTGTAAAATTGACAGAGAGGGAAAACCCCGCAAAGTGGTTGGTTGCAGTTGTGTGGTGGTGAAG gaCTATGGCAAAGAGTCTCAGGCCAAGGATGTCATCGAGGAGTACTTCAAATGcaagaaataa